The DNA region TGGTGCCGATCGCCCGTTGCACGGTGTCGGTGCCGGCGACATAGTGCGAGGCCGGGAAGATCGGCACGGAGTCCAGCTTCTGCACGACGTCGCCGGTCAGCGGGTGCAGCATGTACAGCGCTTCGATCTCGTCGCCGAAGAGCTCGATTCGGATCGCATACTCCTCGTACACCGGGATGATCTCGATCGTGTCGCCGCGGACACGGAAGTTGCCGCGGGAGAAGTCGACGTCGTTGCGGTTGTACTGCATCGCGATGAACTTGCGGATCAGGGCGTCGCGGTCGTACTGCTCCCCCACCTGCAGCGCGACCATCGCACGCAGATACTCCTCGGGCGCGCCGAGGCCGTAGATGCACGAGACGGTGGAGACCACCACGACGTCCCGGCGGCTCAGCAGGGAGTTCGTGGTCGAGTGACGCAGGCGTTCGACTTCGGCGTTGACCGAGGAGTCCTTCTCGATGAAGGTGTCCGTCTGCGGCACGTACGCCTCGGGCTGGTAGTAGTCGTAGTACGAAACGAAGTACTCCACCGCGTTGTTGGGCATGAGGTCGCGGAACTCATTGGCCAGCTGGGCCGCGAGGGTCTTGTTGTGCGCCAGCACCAGGGTGGGTCGCTGCACCTGTTCGATGAGCCAGGCCGTGGTCGCCGACTTGCCCGTTCCGGTGGCACCGAGCAGCACCACGTCCGTCTCACCCGCGTTGATACGGGCTGTCAGTTCGGCGATCGCCTGCGGCTGATCCCCCGAGGGGACGTATTCGCTGACGACCTCGAATGGCCGCACGGATCGTGTCGTCTGCATCAGTCCAGGCTAAACGCGTCCTCGGACATCACGGCGGACGTTCGCCGTCAGCCGAAGCCGCCGCCCCCGTCGAAGCCGCCGCCGAACCCTCCGGCGTCGAAGCCGCCGGAGTAGCCGCCGCCGTCGTAGCCGCCGCCGTATCCGCCGCCGTCGAATCCGCCGTGCCCGGCTGCGTCGATTCCCCCCGCGCCGGGACTGACCATCTCACCCAGCCAGCCGGGCTGGTCGCCGAGGATCAGCGAACCGGCGCCGACCGTGAAGTACGTCATCACCGACGTCGCCCCGACGAACTGGTACGCGACCAGGGCCATGACACCGGTCTGCATCATCACTTCACGCGGGTCGACGTACTCCCTGCGATCGGCGACCGCGGTCCTGGCCCTGACCGCGTCCTCGGCCGCGGCATCCGGTGCGCCGCCGGCTGCCGCGTGGCCCATGCGCCGTTCCTCGGCTCGTCTGACCAGCTTCGCCAGGATCGAGGGGTCCTCCGGCGAAGCGTTCTGCTCGGCCGCCGACATGAAGGGGCGCAGCTGCTCGAACATCTCGCGCCGACGTGCCACCGGCACGTCGGCGAACGCGGAGGCATGGGCGCTTTCGATGACGCTCGCGGGAAGGGTGTTCAGCAGGTACACGTAGCGCGAGATCTGCTCTTCCTCGCTGACCGCCGTGTAGGGGCTCCTGCGTCTGCGGAACCTCGACAGAATGCCCATGGCGCACCTCCGTTGCTGCGGGTTCCAGGCTACTCGCGAGAGGTCTGCTGAGACAGCCTCATCCAGAGCTCGTCGGTCTGGCGCACGGTGTCTTCGAGCGATCCGGCGGTGTCGATCACGACGTCGGCGATCGCCAACCGCTCCCTGTCGGAGACCTGCGATGCGATGCGGGCCGCGGCCTCCTGCTCGGACAGCCCTCGCAGCTCCACCAGGCGACGTCGGCGCACGTCGGCCGGCGCATGCGCCACGACGATCAGGTCCCACGGGTCGCCCAGGCGCGCTTCGGCCAGCAGCGGCACGTCATAGACGACGACTGCGTCGGGGTCGGCCGCGAACGCGGCCGCGAACTGCCGCTGCGACTCGACCCGCACGGCGGGGTGCACGATCGCGTTCAGCCGCGAGACGGCGGCGGGGTCGCCGAAGACGCGCGCGCCCAGCGCAGCGCGGTCGAGCGAGCCGTCGGGGCGCAGCATCACCTCGCCGAACTCGCCGGAGATGGCCGCGAGCACCGGGGAACCGGGCTCTTGGACGCTGCGCACGACCAGGTCGGCGTCCACGACCACGGCTCCGTGCTGGGCGAGGTGCCGTGCGATGGTGGACTTTCCGGACGCGATGCCTCCGGTGAGGGCGACGAGTGGCATGCATCGAGGATGCCATGCTCAGAACTTTGGGGAGTCCTGAGGAGCTCCTGAGCCGGAATTGAGTCCGGCCGCGTATCGTCGGTTGCACCCGAAGGAAGCAGATCCTGGGACGGCCTCTGGGGGAGGATATGCGATGACAGGCGGACGCGATCGTGCGACGCCTGGATCTCGCGCCGTCCGTCCGCGTCACGCAGCGCAGCTGCGACGTGCAGGATCTGGTTTCGGTACGGCGGGATGGCGATCGTGGGGGCGATCGCCATCCCACACCGTTCCTCTGGCGCCGTGATGAGCGACCCGGACAGGAAGTTTCAGGCCGCCTTCTGGGATATCATTACCGACGTTCAGGCGCCGGCCATCGAGTCGTCCGCGCCGGAGGGTGCGAAAGTGGACGAAGCACGCGTCGCGGTGGTGATCGAGGATGAAGAAGACATCCGGTCGCTGCTGTCTGCCGTCCTGTCGCAGGCAGGATTCGCCGTGCACGCGGGTGCCACCGGCGAGGAGGGTCTGACGCTGGTCCGCACGCACTCGCCGCTGGTGACGACCCTGGACGTCAACATGCCCGGCATGGACGGCTTCGAGACGGCGAAGCGGATCCGCGCGATCAGCACCACCTACATCGTCATGCTCAGCGCGCGCACCGAGGAGATCGATGCGCTGCAGGGCTTGGAAGCCGGTGCGGACGACTACGTGGCCAAACCGTTCCGCCCCCGTGAGTTGCGCGCGCGGATCGACGCGATGCTGCGGCGGCCGCGACACCACCTCGCGACCGGATCCTCCCCCGCCCCCGACAACGTGGACGCCTCCCCGGTGGGCTGGCTGGAGCACCAGGGCGTGCGGCTGAACCCGCAGACCCGCGTCGTGACGCTCGAGGGGACAGGCCTGGACCTCACCCGCAGCGAGTTCGACATTCTCGCGGAGCTTCTGCGCTCCGGCCGTCGCGTGCGCGCCAAGTCCGACCTGGCCACGATGCTGCGCGGCGAGCAGGTCACCGGCACCGAGTTCTTCAGCGACAGCGATGCGCGCGCGATCGAGGTGCACGTGGCGAACCTGCGTCGCAAGCTCGGCGAGTCGCCCGCGAGTCCCCGCTGGATCGAGACGGTCCGCGGAGTCGGCTACCGCCTGACGGCCTGAGCCCTACTCGGCCTCGCCGACGAGGATCGAGGTGTCCACGCTGGTCGCGGCGCGCCGCGCCGCGCCGCGCGCGACGGCGGACAGCGCCTGCGGGTCGTAGCCGGTCGTGTCGCTCAGCGCGACGCCCACCCCGACGACCGGTATCACCGCGCCCAGGGCGCCGTCGGCGCCGACGGCGCCCAGATCATCGAACAGCCCGCGGTAGATGGCCCCGGCTTGACGGCGCGCTTCCCGGGGGGATTCCATCAGGCCTCCGACCAGAAGTCCACCCGGCCCGTCCTCGGCGACGAAGGCGTTCGAGGGCGCGTGGCGGCGCACACCGGCGCGCCAGGTCTCGGTCACGGTGCGGGCCACATCGCTGCCGAAGGCCGTGGAGATCTGCTCGAGGTCGTCGATGCGCACCGCGATGACCCCGATCAGTTCCGACCGGTGGCCAGCCCGCTCGGCGAGGTCCTCCAGCGCGCCGAGGAACACGTCCTGCGCCAGAATGCCGTCACGGGTGCCGAACCCGGGGGGGCGGAGGTGAGCGCGCATCGGCGCGCGGGGGGCGCGCAGGACGGAGGTGGCGACGACCGCGACGATGGAAAGGGTCACCGTGACGAAGCTGGCCGCCACCGTGCCGAACGCATTCTGGAACAGGTCGCTGTCCACTCCGGATGTGAAGTAGACGATCGTCCTGCCGAGGAAGAACAGCGACTGGACGCCGAACACCGCCGACAGCGCCCAGGCGGTGCGCGAGGAGCCCAGTTCCCCGCGCACGCACTCCCACGACGCGGCGCCGGCGAGCACCATCAGCGGGATGAACATCCACAGCGCCCCGGCCCAATCGCCTCCGTCCGGGCCTGCCACGTAGACCGAGCCGGCCGCGGCCACGCTGGTGGCGGCCACCACGACCGCGGGCCAGTCGGTGCGGTGATCGTTGAAGCGACGGCATCCGAGCCACATGCAGCCGGTGCCGGCCACGAAGGCGCCGTTCCCGACGGCCACGGCCCACCAGGCCTCCGGAGACCGAGCCCAGATGAGGTACGCCAGCGTCGTGAGCATCGCGGCGAGGAAGCCGAGGGCCCAGAGGCGCCCGGCGCCTTCATCGCGACGCAGCAGCGTGCCGACGATGAAGAGGAGGCCACTGACGTTGACCACCAGCGCGCTCATCACCAGCACGCTGGCGAGGTCGAGGGCGAGGTTCATGCGGGGGTCCCTTCCGGGGCTGTTGCGGGGAGTTTGACGATGAAGGTCGTACCGACGCCGGGCGCGCTGTGCAGGCCGAGCTCGCCGCCGTGCGCGCGCACGATGTCCCTGCTGATCGCAAGACCCAGCCCGGTGCCCGCACGCCGCGACGGTCCAGCCTTGTAGAAGCGCTGGAACAGGCGGGCGCGCTCGGACTCGGTCAGGCCGGTGCCCGTGTCGCGGACCAGGATCCAGCTGGAGACCCCGTCGCCGGTGGTGCCGAGGAAGACCGTCCCGCCCTCGCGGTTGTAGGTGATCGCGTTGGAGAGGAGATTGTCCACGACCTGGCGGATGCGCAGCGGATCGGCCCAGAGGATGGCCTCCTCCAGGCCGCTCGTGTCGATGGTGATCGATCTGCCTGCCGCGCGCGGGGCCAGCGCCTCCGCCGACGCCCGGACGATGTCGCGCGCGTCCGTGGGCACGGGCGAGAGGGACGCCGCGACCGACGTGGACGTGCTCGAGGCCGCCAGGATGTCGGCGATGATCCGCAGCAGGCGTTCCGCGTTGCGCTCGGCGATGTCCAGGTTCGACCGCACGTGGTCGGGAAGCTCCGGATCCTCGATGGCGAGGTCCAGGTAGCCCAGTATCGAGGTCAGCGGGGTGCGCAGCTCGTGCGAGACCGAGGCGACCAGGTCCTCCCTGGCCCGCAGTGCGTTCAGCTCCGCGGTCACGTCGCGCGAGACCAGGACGGCTCCGGCATCCTGCCCGGACGAATCGGTCAGGCGGCGTGCGGTGATGCTGAGCGCCTGCCGCGGCCCCGGCTCCCCGCCGAACCACACGATCTGGCCGTCGAACGCCTCGCCGCGCAGCGCGCGCTCGAGCGGCAGCTCCTCCCGCGGCAGAGCGGTGCGCCCGTCGTCGCGGAACGCGGGGACATCGCCGGCGGCGTCCTCCACCGGAAGGACGATCTGCTGCAGTCGGCCGTGTGCCTCGTTCGTCACGGCGACCTGGCCGTCCGGCGCGATGCGGATCACGCCGAAGTCGACGGCATCCAGCACCTCCGTCAGCTCCTGCTCTTGTCGGCGGGTGCGCTCCAGCAGCCGCCGCAGCAGGTGCGACTGCTTGGCCAGCAGCATCCGCTGGGCATCCGAGCGGCGTGCGGACAGGTGGCTGGTGGTGGCCACCGCGATCAGCACCAGCGGCAGCAGCAGCGTCGCATACGTGAAGTGCTGGTTCAGGGCCGTCAGCAGCGCGGCGATGCCGACCCCTGCCACGACCACCGCGATCAGCCCGAACAGTCCGAACCCGGCTGCCAGCCACGTGGTCGGAAAGATCCAGAGCAGTCCGAGCGCGGATCCCGGAGCCGACACCTGGATCAGCGTGATGGCGACGATGTCCACGGCCGGCACCAGTGCCACCCAGCCGGGGGCCACTCGGTTCCACGGGATCACCAGCGTCGCACCGGTGACGACGGCGATGACGACCACCCCGGTGAAGAACAGCACCACATCGCCCGCGAACGGCCCGAACGCGATCATGAAGGCGAGCGCGAAGACGACCGACCCCAGCAGGAGCTGGTTCAGCGTCGCAGCCCGGGCACGGGTGCGGTCGACGAAGTCCTCCTGCAGCCACGTCAAGCGGCGGGCGCGCGGATGGGGCACCGGCTCCTCCGGGACGGTCTGGGTTGCAACGGCCATACCGCGACGGTAACGGATGCCGCCGCCCCTGCGCCCCGGAAACGGCGTCAGCCCCGGAGCGCCGCAGCCTCGCTGAGCCATCGCGCGTAGAGATCCCAGGGATCCTGCGCCCCACATCGCACCGTCTCGATGTGCGCGCGCAGCCGGTCCGACAGGCGGAACCACTCCGTGCGATCGAATCGTTCGTCCAGGAACTGCGCGTGTCGGCGATGCTCGAGGCGACGGTCGCCACGCTCGAATCCGAGCAGGTCGTCATGGCGGATGGCGGCCAGCCGTTGCCGCGGGTTGCCGCTGGTGCCGATCTTCACCCGATCCTCGAACCGGAGGTAGTACACCACGTCCACGCGCGGCGGCGGCAGCTCGGCGTCGACCAGCTCGCCGTGCGTCCACTCGCACACGGCGCAGAGCCAGCCGGAGGGGAAGCGGACTCCGAGGCGCGAGCCGCACAGACGGCACGGAGCCGGCAGGAGGTCAGGGGCGCCGAGTTCGCGGCTCGCCCATTCCGCCGCCACGACGAGGTGAGGCTCGCACAGATCGAGCGGGGCATCCGGCGGCGCGGGGCTGCGGCAGCCGTCGATCACGCAGCAGGTGGGCACGTCCGCATGCTACGCGGGAGGCCGGACACCGCTTGCCGACCACGGCGGCAACGGCGAAGGCCGCCACCCGGGGGTGACGGCCTTCGCTGTGTGCAACTGCTGAGGATCAGCGACCCGAGAGCTTCTCACGGAGCGCGGCGAGCGCCTCGTCGTCGGCCAGGGTGCCGCTGTTGCCGTTGTCCGACGCGAACGAGCTCGACGCGGAGCTGGTCTCGGTCGGAGCCGCGGCCTCGGCCTCGATGGCCTTGGCGACGGCAGCCTTGTGCTGCTCCCAGCGCGCCTGGGCGGCTGCGTACTCGAGCTCCCACTTCTCGCGCTCGGCGTCGGAGCCTTCCTTCCACGCCTGAGTCTCGACGTCGAATCCCTCGGGGTACTTGTACTCCCCGTTCTCGTCGTACTCGGTGACCATGCCGTACAGGGCCGGGTCGAACTCGGTGCCGTTGGGGTCGACCGACTCGTTCGCCTGCTTCAGCGACAGCGAGATACGACGACGCTCCAGGTCGATGTCGATGACCTTGACGAAGACCTCTTCGCCGACCGAGACGACCTGCTCCGCGAGCTCGACGTGCTTGCCGGAGAGCTCCGAGATGTGCACCAGGCCCTCGATGCCGTCCGCGACGCGAACGAACGCGCCGAACGGGACCAGCTTGGTGACCTTACCCGGCGTGACCTGACCGATCGCGTGGGTGCGGGCGAAGACCTGCCACGGGTCCTCCTGCGTCGCCTTCAGCGACAGCGAGACGCGCTCGCGGTCCAGATCGACCTCGAGGATCTCGACGGTGACTTCCTGGCCCACCTCGACGACCTCGGAGGCGTGCTCGATGTGCTTCCAGGAGAGCTCGGAGACGTGCACCAGGCCGTCCACGCCACCCAGGTCGACGAACGCACCGAAGTTGACGATGGACGAGACCGTGCCCTTGCGGACCTGGCCCTTGTGCAGGTTGTTCAGGAACGACGTGCGCGACTCGGACTGCGTCTGCTCGAGCAGTGCACGACGCGACAGCACCACGTTGTTGCGGTTCTTGTCCAGCTCGAGGATCTTCGCCTCGATCTCCTGGCCGAGGTACGGCGTCAGGTCGCGGACCCGGCGCAGTTCGATCAGCGAGGCGG from Microbacterium sp. zg-B185 includes:
- the coaE gene encoding dephospho-CoA kinase, which produces MPLVALTGGIASGKSTIARHLAQHGAVVVDADLVVRSVQEPGSPVLAAISGEFGEVMLRPDGSLDRAALGARVFGDPAAVSRLNAIVHPAVRVESQRQFAAAFAADPDAVVVYDVPLLAEARLGDPWDLIVVAHAPADVRRRRLVELRGLSEQEAAARIASQVSDRERLAIADVVIDTAGSLEDTVRQTDELWMRLSQQTSRE
- a CDS encoding response regulator transcription factor produces the protein MDEARVAVVIEDEEDIRSLLSAVLSQAGFAVHAGATGEEGLTLVRTHSPLVTTLDVNMPGMDGFETAKRIRAISTTYIVMLSARTEEIDALQGLEAGADDYVAKPFRPRELRARIDAMLRRPRHHLATGSSPAPDNVDASPVGWLEHQGVRLNPQTRVVTLEGTGLDLTRSEFDILAELLRSGRRVRAKSDLATMLRGEQVTGTEFFSDSDARAIEVHVANLRRKLGESPASPRWIETVRGVGYRLTA
- a CDS encoding PAS domain-containing sensor histidine kinase — its product is MAVATQTVPEEPVPHPRARRLTWLQEDFVDRTRARAATLNQLLLGSVVFALAFMIAFGPFAGDVVLFFTGVVVIAVVTGATLVIPWNRVAPGWVALVPAVDIVAITLIQVSAPGSALGLLWIFPTTWLAAGFGLFGLIAVVVAGVGIAALLTALNQHFTYATLLLPLVLIAVATTSHLSARRSDAQRMLLAKQSHLLRRLLERTRRQEQELTEVLDAVDFGVIRIAPDGQVAVTNEAHGRLQQIVLPVEDAAGDVPAFRDDGRTALPREELPLERALRGEAFDGQIVWFGGEPGPRQALSITARRLTDSSGQDAGAVLVSRDVTAELNALRAREDLVASVSHELRTPLTSILGYLDLAIEDPELPDHVRSNLDIAERNAERLLRIIADILAASSTSTSVAASLSPVPTDARDIVRASAEALAPRAAGRSITIDTSGLEEAILWADPLRIRQVVDNLLSNAITYNREGGTVFLGTTGDGVSSWILVRDTGTGLTESERARLFQRFYKAGPSRRAGTGLGLAISRDIVRAHGGELGLHSAPGVGTTFIVKLPATAPEGTPA
- a CDS encoding GIY-YIG nuclease family protein, whose product is MPTCCVIDGCRSPAPPDAPLDLCEPHLVVAAEWASRELGAPDLLPAPCRLCGSRLGVRFPSGWLCAVCEWTHGELVDAELPPPRVDVVYYLRFEDRVKIGTSGNPRQRLAAIRHDDLLGFERGDRRLEHRRHAQFLDERFDRTEWFRLSDRLRAHIETVRCGAQDPWDLYARWLSEAAALRG
- the rpsA gene encoding 30S ribosomal protein S1, with protein sequence MTIATTAPATKQVAINDIGSAEDFLAAVELTLKFFNDGDLIEGTVVKIDRDEVLLDVGYKTEGVIPSRELSIKHDVDPNEVVKVGDTVEALVLQKEDKEGRLILSKKRAQYERAWGDVEKIKETDGVVTGSVIEVVKGGLIVDIGLRGFLPASLIELRRVRDLTPYLGQEIEAKILELDKNRNNVVLSRRALLEQTQSESRTSFLNNLHKGQVRKGTVSSIVNFGAFVDLGGVDGLVHVSELSWKHIEHASEVVEVGQEVTVEILEVDLDRERVSLSLKATQEDPWQVFARTHAIGQVTPGKVTKLVPFGAFVRVADGIEGLVHISELSGKHVELAEQVVSVGEEVFVKVIDIDLERRRISLSLKQANESVDPNGTEFDPALYGMVTEYDENGEYKYPEGFDVETQAWKEGSDAEREKWELEYAAAQARWEQHKAAVAKAIEAEAAAPTETSSASSSFASDNGNSGTLADDEALAALREKLSGR